A region from the Streptomyces tsukubensis genome encodes:
- a CDS encoding enoyl-CoA hydratase/isomerase family protein: MESARSGPEPRIVCTVTDGVAKVVIDNPAKRNAMTKAMWRAVPELLARLAVDPAVRVLVLTGEGPTFCAGADIASLRGADTSQEPGCTDGSGGSDGSRGSGGADGSGTTAGTGGADETPQALAVLAEEALAAFPKPTLAAVRGHCVGGGCQLAVACDLRFASDGALFGVTPARLGVVYPATATRRLVELVGPSAAKYLLFSGELIDSGRALRTGLVDEVLPESELDVRVAGFARILTERSQLTQVAAKEFATGRTDRAEHWERLAAEQARPGGDTAEGVAAFLERRTPRFTWSV; encoded by the coding sequence ATGGAGTCAGCCCGCTCCGGCCCGGAGCCCCGCATCGTGTGCACCGTCACCGACGGGGTCGCGAAGGTCGTCATCGACAATCCCGCCAAACGCAACGCCATGACGAAGGCGATGTGGCGGGCCGTCCCGGAGCTGCTGGCCCGGCTGGCGGTCGATCCCGCCGTCCGGGTGCTGGTGCTGACGGGCGAGGGGCCGACCTTCTGCGCGGGGGCGGACATCGCATCGCTGCGGGGTGCGGACACCTCCCAGGAGCCCGGGTGTACCGACGGATCGGGCGGATCGGACGGATCGCGTGGTTCAGGCGGTGCGGACGGGTCCGGTACGACCGCCGGAACGGGCGGTGCGGACGAGACCCCGCAGGCGCTCGCCGTTCTGGCGGAGGAGGCTCTGGCCGCCTTTCCCAAGCCGACGCTGGCCGCCGTCCGCGGCCACTGCGTCGGCGGCGGTTGTCAGCTCGCCGTCGCCTGCGATCTGCGGTTCGCCTCGGACGGCGCACTGTTCGGGGTGACTCCGGCGAGGCTCGGCGTGGTCTATCCCGCCACGGCGACCCGTCGGCTGGTGGAGCTGGTCGGCCCGTCGGCCGCCAAGTACCTGTTGTTCTCCGGCGAGCTGATCGACAGCGGTCGGGCGCTGCGCACCGGTCTGGTGGACGAGGTGCTGCCGGAGTCGGAGCTCGATGTCCGGGTCGCCGGTTTCGCCCGGATACTCACCGAGCGCTCCCAGTTGACGCAGGTCGCCGCGAAGGAGTTCGCCACGGGCCGGACCGACCGGGCGGAGCACTGGGAGCGGCTGGCGGCCGAGCAGGCCCGCCCGGGCGGCGACACCGCGGAGGGTGTCGCCGCCTTCCTGGAGCGCCGGACGCCCCGCTTCACCTGGTCGGTCTAG
- a CDS encoding ATP-binding protein: MESRGSVPAWPAAPYGGPGGTAEGPGPVPPRPPVGEGVWRFTAPTAESSVPRARYAVRELLEQQGVPAGGAVGETVQGLLLIVSELVTNVVKHAAVLSPELAVEVALSAGRVRVSVEDNHPYRPAALETDWAQTGGRGLLLVREITREAGGHYDVEHTPSGGKIIWAELPLHP; the protein is encoded by the coding sequence ATGGAGAGCCGCGGAAGCGTCCCGGCCTGGCCTGCGGCGCCGTACGGAGGCCCGGGAGGTACGGCGGAGGGCCCCGGCCCCGTACCGCCCCGGCCACCGGTGGGCGAGGGCGTCTGGCGGTTCACGGCGCCGACCGCCGAGTCCTCCGTACCCCGGGCCCGGTACGCGGTCCGGGAGCTGCTGGAACAGCAGGGCGTACCGGCCGGGGGAGCGGTCGGCGAGACGGTCCAGGGTCTGCTGCTGATCGTCTCCGAGCTGGTCACCAACGTCGTCAAGCACGCCGCGGTGCTCTCCCCGGAGCTCGCCGTCGAGGTGGCCCTGTCGGCGGGCCGGGTCCGGGTGTCCGTCGAGGACAACCACCCCTACCGGCCGGCGGCCCTGGAGACCGACTGGGCCCAGACCGGCGGCCGCGGTCTGCTGCTGGTACGGGAGATCACCCGGGAGGCCGGGGGGCACTACGACGTCGAGCACACCCCGAGCGGCGGCAAGATCATCTGGGCCGAGCTGCCCCTGCATCCCTAG
- a CDS encoding HdeD family acid-resistance protein, whose amino-acid sequence MAGTTRSAGPAEPRKLKRSFSVLTVLGAILVIAGIVGLVYTGFATLTSMLLFGWLLLIGGLVGLVQAVSSRGSDYFWLAVIVAALNIAAGIVVIRHPTGSAETLTLFAALLFLTGGLFRLVGSLVVRGPQFGWTLFQGAVLLVLGILVLGNWPESSRYVLGLFFSLALLFDGLGLIAIGVGGRRIVRMVTEPDPTGAPDDRPGNGQGRPLG is encoded by the coding sequence ATGGCCGGTACCACCCGCTCCGCCGGGCCGGCGGAGCCCCGCAAGCTGAAGCGCAGCTTCAGCGTGCTGACCGTGCTCGGCGCGATCCTGGTGATCGCGGGGATCGTCGGGCTCGTCTACACCGGGTTTGCGACCCTGACCTCGATGCTCCTGTTCGGCTGGCTGCTGCTGATCGGCGGGCTCGTCGGTCTGGTGCAGGCCGTCTCGTCCCGGGGCAGCGACTACTTCTGGCTGGCCGTGATCGTCGCGGCGCTGAACATCGCCGCGGGCATCGTGGTGATCCGGCATCCCACCGGCTCGGCCGAGACACTGACCCTCTTCGCCGCCCTGCTCTTCCTGACCGGCGGACTGTTCCGGCTGGTCGGCAGCCTGGTGGTACGGGGCCCGCAGTTCGGCTGGACGCTGTTCCAGGGCGCCGTACTGCTGGTGCTGGGCATCCTCGTCCTGGGGAACTGGCCGGAGAGCAGCCGATACGTCCTCGGGCTCTTCTTCTCGCTGGCGCTGCTCTTCGACGGTCTGGGGCTGATCGCCATCGGGGTCGGAGGCCGGCGGATCGTCCGCATGGTGACGGAACCGGATCCGACCGGTGCGCCGGACGACCGGCCCGGGAACGGTCAGGGGCGGCCGCTCGGCTGA
- the idi gene encoding isopentenyl-diphosphate Delta-isomerase, with protein MPTSPVTASHSASNGAPPAIMLELVDEHGTTIGTAEKLAAHQPPGQLHRAFSVFLFDERGRLLIQRRALGKYHSPGVWSNTCCGHPYPGEAPFAAAARRTHEELGVSPSLLAEAGTVRYNHPDPESGLVEQEYNHLFVGMVQGAPDPDPEEIGETAFVTPAELAERHAAAPFSAWFMTVLDAARPAIRELTGPAGGW; from the coding sequence ATGCCGACCTCACCAGTCACCGCCTCTCACAGCGCGTCGAACGGCGCCCCGCCAGCGATCATGCTTGAGCTGGTGGACGAGCACGGCACCACCATCGGTACGGCGGAGAAGCTCGCCGCGCACCAGCCGCCGGGGCAGCTGCACCGGGCGTTCTCCGTGTTCCTCTTCGACGAGCGCGGGCGGCTGCTGATCCAGCGCAGGGCGCTCGGCAAGTACCACTCCCCCGGGGTCTGGTCCAATACCTGCTGCGGGCACCCCTACCCCGGCGAGGCGCCGTTCGCGGCCGCCGCCCGGCGGACCCACGAGGAGCTGGGGGTCTCCCCGTCCCTGCTGGCCGAGGCCGGGACGGTGCGCTACAACCACCCGGACCCGGAGTCCGGGCTGGTGGAGCAGGAGTACAACCACCTCTTCGTCGGCATGGTGCAGGGCGCTCCGGACCCGGACCCCGAGGAGATCGGCGAGACCGCCTTCGTCACCCCCGCCGAGCTGGCCGAGCGGCATGCCGCGGCACCGTTCTCGGCATGGTTCATGACCGTGCTGGACGCGGCGCGCCCGGCGATCAGGGAGCTGACGGGGCCGGCCGGCGGCTGGTGA